The genomic DNA TCAGGCTCGTCATTTTCATTTTCAACGCAACAACAACTTCATCAGAAAAATTCATCATTATTGTGTCAGTATAAGCAATAAACAAAGAAATAACATCTTTCATGTCTATTACTGTTTCTTTGTCAGGATTGGTAAATTCATGCTCCATTAAATTCTGACGGCAGTAACCTTGTTCAATATTCGTGGCGAAACCAAACCTAATTTTTGTATTATTTGCAATTTTCTTTCCAGCCCCAATTTTTTGATTTTCTTTGTGGGCATTCCAAGCGAAAGAAAAATAGATAACACTTGACAATCTAACGCACGCTTGATGTTTGCTAAGGCGTTTACATACTTGTGCGGTAATTTTGAGGCAAGGTCATTTTCTGCAAAACTTAGAAAATGATTAGGGCTTATTTCAAATGGACACTTCATGCTTGTTTTTGTGTCCTCAATGACAAACAAATTGGGTTGGTGTAGGAAACTAAGTAAAGTATCCCTATATCCACTTGGATTTGACATTATTTATTCCTACCAAAATTTTCAAAGGAACAGCCCAACTATGTCTTAACCAGCCTGTAGGCTGTATAAGACACCGTTTGGGTGGTTATACAGCCTGTAGGCTGTATAATTGCCTATGTACAGCATTATACGCCCACATATTCAAAAGGCAAATATTCCAATGAACCAGCCAGCCCAGCCCGAAACCCCTCCAAAAGACAAAAAATTACTCGACCAGTATCGTGACGCCCTACGCGTTAAACAGTATTCCCAGCGCACCGAAAAGACATATATCAATTGGGCCAGGTCATACATCCTCTTTCATAACAAACGCCACCCCAAAGACATGGGTATTCCTGAAATTCGGGAATTCATTACCCATCTCGTTTCAGACAAGAAAATTTCAGGCTCTACCCAAACACAGGCGTTAAGTTCGATCCTCTTTCTCTATCGTCATGTTCTGCGCATCGCGCTGGATGAAAACGCCCTTGTCGAATTTCGCCCCCAAAAAGCAAAGACCGTCCCCGTCGTGCTTTCGAAAGAAGAAATCAAATCCGTGATCGCCAATTTGAGCGGCGTCAACAAGATTATCGCGCAGGTCATGTACGGCGGAGGCTTGCGCGTGATGGAAACCATGCGCCTGCGCGTCAAAGATATTGACTTTGCCAACCATCAAGTGATCGTCCGCGATGGCAAAGGCGACGATGATCGTTCTACCATTCTGCCTGATAGTGTCGTCGAGCCGCTAAAACACCATTTGGAGCAAGTCAGACGAATACATCAAAAAGACCTGGCAAAAGGATACGGCTCTGTCTATCTGCCCTTTGCTCTGGAGCGGAAATATCCAAACGCCAGCAAAGAATGGGTATGGCAATACGTCTTCCCTGCCGCCAGCCTCTTCAAAGAGCCAGGGACGGGTATAACCCGCCGCCATCATTTACATGAAACGGCAGTCCAAAAAGCCGTGAAAGAAGCGGCGCGCTTGGCAAGGGTTGATAAACATGTCACCCCTCACACCTTCCGTCACTCCTTCGCAACCCACCTCCTGCAAAATAACTACGATATTCGCACCATTCAGGAACTCCTCGGTCACAAAGACGTCAAAACCACCATGATCTACACCCACGTCATCCAACGCGGCGGCCTCGCCGTCAAATCCCCCCTCGACACCTAATCTCCAATCCTCCAATTCTCTAATCCTCTAATTCTCCAATTCTCTAATTCTCCAATTCTCTAATTCTCTAATCCTCCAATCCTCTACTCCTCCAATCCACCTAACACCTCCCCAACAAAAAAAGCGGACGATGCCTCCCTCATCATCCGCTTTCCACTTTCTACCCTCAATCCTCTACTCCTCTAATCCTCTAATCTTCTAATCATCCACGTTCTACCTTCTGCCGCCGCGATCACCGCCACGCCGATCCCCTCCGCGCCCGCGATCTCCGCCGGGTCTTCCGCCTCCGCCGCTTCGGCGCGGACCGTCTTTCTCGCGCGCCTCTTCTGCCGTCCAACCTTCAAGCACAGCCTGACGCGAGAGTCGAATCTTTCCTTGTCCGTCAATGTCGGTCACCATCACGGTGATCTCTTCGCCCATGCCGACCACATCTTCCACTTTGTTCACGCGCTCAGAAGCGAGTTGCGAAATGTGGACGAGCCCGTCCATGCCAGGCAGGATTTCGACGAACGCGCCGAAGTCCGCGATGCGAACGACTTTGCCGGTGTAGATGTTCCCAACGACAGCCTCTTCGCCAAGTCCAGCGATGCGTTCCTGCGCGATCTTCGCGCCGACGCCATCGGTGGACGCGATGTACACCGTGCCGTTTTCTTCGATGTCGATCTTTGCGCCGGTCTCTTCTTGCAATGCGCGGATGTTCTTTCCGCCCGGTCCGATCAACGCGCCGATCTTATCAACGGGGATTTTTACGGTGATGATGCGCGGCGCGTGTTCTTTGATGTCGGGGCGCGATTCGGGCAACACTGCCAGCATCTTTTCCAAAATGGAGGCGCGCGCCACCTTCGCCTGTTCGAGCGCTTCTTTCATCATCTGCGCGCTCAAGCCGCTGATCTTGATGTCCATTTGCAGGGCGGTGATGCCAGCCGGTGTTCCCGCCACTTTGAAATCCATGTCGCCGAGATGATCTTCGGTGCCTTGAATGTCGGTGAGAATTTTGTAGCGGCCCGAGCCGTTCAAATCGGTGATGAGTCCCATCGCCACGCCGGAGACCGGGGCTTTGATCGGCACGCCCGCATCCATCAACGCAAGTGTCGAGCCGCAGACGGAACCCATCGAGGTCGAGCCGTTGGAGGACAACGCCTCCGATACGACTCGCAACGTGTACGGGAACGATTCTTCCGCAGGGATAACTGGTTCAAGCGCGCGTTCTGCCAACGCCCCGTGACCGACCTCCCGTCGGCTTTGCCCGCCCATGCGTTTCACTTCGCCGGTGGAATACGGCGGGAAGTTGTAGTGATGGATGTAGCGTTTGTCTTTGATCGGGCTGAGGTTATCGAGTTCCTGCGCCTCGCCGAGTGTTGCGAGAGTCGCAACAGATAAAATTTGAGTCTCGCCGCGTGTGAACAAGCCTGACCCGTGCGCGCGCGGAGAGATTCCCACCTCGCACCAAATGGGGCGGATGTCGGTCGGCGTTCGCCCATCGGGACGTTTGCCCTGCGCTAGGATGCGTTCGCGCACCACGTCCATCTCCGCCTGTTCAAACGACTCGCGGAACATGTTGACCGGCATGTAATTCGCCGGGTCGCCGCCCTCAGGCACGATGCACAATTCAGTTTCGGCTTCGGTCTTGATGGCTTTCATGCCGGAATAAAATTCGTTCTTGCTCAACGGCTTGTCCAGCAGGGCGTTCATCGCTCCGCTCACGCGGTCGAACACTTTTTTCTTGACCTCGGCGCTCGGCACGAATAATTCAACCTCGCGTTTTGGTTTGCCCAACTCCGCTTGCATTTTCAATTGCAGTTCGATCAGCGGCTGAATGGACTTATGTCCAAGTTCGAGCGCGGCGACCATCACATCTTCGGGAATTTCGATCGCGCTGCATTCGACCATGAGGATGGCGTCTTTTGTGCCGGCGATTCGCAAGTCGAGATCGGATGTTTCCATTTCGGCGTACGTCGGATTGATGACGAACTCGCCGTTGACGCGTCCCACGCGCACCGCACCAACGGGTCCACCCCACGGGATGTCTGAGATCATGATGGCGGCAGACGCGGCGTTGATCGCCAGCACGTCGAGCGGGTTCACGCCATCGGACGACAGCGAGAACATGGCGACTTGCACTTCGTTCCTCATCCCATCCTGAAACAGCGGGCGGAGAGGACGATCGGTTAGACGGGCGACGAGAATCGCCTCCGTGCCGGGTCTGCCCTCCCGTCGGAAGAACGAACCGGGGATCCGTCCACCGGCATAGAGTCGTTCCTCATATTCCACAGAAAGAGGAAAGAAATCTATGCCTTCGCGCACGTCGCCCATGGTTGCCGCCGCGAACACGATGGACTCCGGCGTGCCGAAGGTCACCGCGCCGCCAGCCTGCCCGGCGAGTTTACCGGTCTCGAAAGTGACGGTATGCTTCCCAAGCGTGGTTGAATATTTCTTTGATTCGGGTTTCATTGTTAATTGTCTCCTGTGTGGGACAAGGTTAACCTTGTCCTACAATTTTCCGCCTCAAGTCAGGGACTGAAGAGTGTGAACAACCGGAATGCAGACTTCAGTCTGCTGGTAGTTATTCGCGCTATTCAATTCCTGACGGCGGTTATTAATAAGACCTCACAGGCTTGTCCTGAGACCCGTCGAAGGATCTCGCAGACCTGTGAGGTCTATGCTAACTACTTGTGTCGCAGGTTCAAACTCTCGGTGATTCCCAAATAGCGCTGGTAATCAGCCTGCCGCAAGTACGACAACATGCGGCGGCGTTGTCCCACAAGTTTGAGCAGACCTCGCCGACAGGATTGATCGCTCTTGTTGGCTCGCAGGTGATCGGTCAACTGTTGGATGCGCCCGGTCATGATCGCGATCTGCACCTCGGGGGAGCCGGTATCGGTATCATGACGGTGGTAATCCGTGATCAGTTTGGTCTTCGCTTCCTTCTGTAATGACATGACGTTTGCTTCCTTTCTCTAATCTATGCAGGTCTCCATACAAGAAGTCCGCTGACAGCGAACCGCTTGCAGGACCAGTCACGAGCCGAGATTATACCAGAATTCCGCTTGCGGCTTGCGGATGGGTGTGCTAGACTCGGTATATCTCAATCGAAAGGAGGTCCTGCTAGTGTACTCACAATCCAACCCAAACTTCCGCGTGCCTTCTTTCGGTTCGGTTTCCTGACCGTCCCTTTGGCTTCCTTGAACCGCAGGCGCGCACAACCCGCCCTGCGGTTTTGTGTTTAACTGGGCGGAGTATATTCGGTGGTCGAGTAGGGCGGGTGATTGTTCCGCCCGTATCGAGACCACCAGTTGATTTGAAACATTTTGTTTGAATAAAACTTAGTGGTCTCGATACGTCCCGCGATGCTTCGACTTCGCTACTGCTCCGCTCAGCACGCGCGGGATTACTCAACCATCATCAATAGGAGAATACCGTGTCCTCTGTAGTTTCAATTTCACAATTAGCCAAGTATTACCAAGTGCCCGAGCGCGAAGGCGGTCTCAAAGCCTCCATCGCCAGTTTGTTCAATCGCAAATACAAAAACGTCAAAGCCGTGGATGGGATCACGTTCAACGTCGAAGCGGGGGAGGTGGTCGGCTTCCTCGGTCCGAATGGAGCGGGCAAGACCACCACGCTCAAAATGTTGAGCGGACTTCTGCATCCCACCTCTGGGAATGTCAGCGTGTTGGGTTACGAACCGCGTCACCGTTCGCACGACTATCTCAGGCAGATCACGCTCGTGATGGGCAACCGCAACCAACTGACCTGGGACCTGCCCGCCCTCGATTCGTTCGATCTCCAGCGCGCGGTCTATGGCATTCCCGTTGACCAGTTCAAACGCGCGCGCGATGAGTTCATCGAACTGCTGGAGTTGAAAGATCTGGTCAACAAACCTGTCCGCAATCTTTCCTTGGGCGAACGCATGAAAATGGAGATCGTCGCCGCGTTGCTTCACCAGCCGAAAGTGCTGTTCCTCGACGAGCCGACCATCGGTCTCGATGTGACGATGCAGAGGCGTATCCGTTCGTTCATTGCGGAGTACAACAAACGCTACAACGCGACCGTCCTGCTCACGAGTCATTACATGGCAGATGTGGAAGCCTTGTGCAAGCGCGTCATCGTTATCCACCATGGACGGATCCTCTTCGACGGCGATCTGAGCAAACTGGTCAATCAATTCTCATCGTACAAGACTTTGAGTCTCTCGCTTCACGATCCCAATGCGGAGTTGTCGAATTATGGAGAGGTCGTTAGCAAGGAAGACGGGCGTGTCACGTTGCGCGTGCCGAAAGCGCAGACATCGCAAGTGACTGCAAAACTTTTATCTGACTTGCAAGTCGATGATCTCACCGTCGAAGACGCGCCCGTAGACGATGTGATCGACCAGGTCTTCTCGCAAAAGGACGAATAACAATGAGACGGTACGTTGAATACTACCTCGCCTCGATGCGCGTTTCGATCCTCGAACAGTTTCAATATCGAGTCGCCAACTACTTTTACATGATCGGCATGATCACCGAGCCTGTCATTTATCTCGTGGTGTGGTCAACGATAGCGAATCAACAAGGCGGTATTATCGGCGGCTACACCCCGGGCGCGTTCGCGGCATATTACATCGTGTGGACTCTCGTCCGCAACATGAACATCGTCTTCACGCCGTATGGCTGGGAGTGGCGCATTCGCGAAGGCAACCTCTCGATGGCATTGATGCGCCCGATGCATCCCATCCACTCCGACATCGCATTTTTCGCGGGCTGGAAAGTTGTGGTGATCGCGCTTTGGCTTCCGCTCGCCGCCTTTCTCACATGGATATTCAAACCCACCTTCGACATCACATGGATGGAAGGCATCGTCTTCTTTCTCGCCATCTGGGGCGCATACCTCATCCGCACGATGTTGTTGTCCCTGCTCGGCATGATCACATTCTGGACGACACGCGTCAGCGCGATCTTCGAGTTGTACTTCGGTCTCGAGTTGATCCTCTCTGGGCGACTCGTGCCGATGTCTCTCATGCCGCAATGGGTGCAGTCCCTCTCGAACTACCTGCCTTTCAAGTGGACATTTTTCTTCCCCATCGAGGCTCTCGTCGGGACGATGTCCACACAGGAGTTGTGGATGGGCATTGGGATGCAAATCTTGTGGATCACGATCGGCGCTTCTTTCCTCAGTTTGGTCTGGCGCGCCGCCATCAAGCAATTCTCCGCTGTGGGCGGATGAGTTGTGATCGCTCGCAGTTGAACTGCGAGC from Candidatus Defluviilinea gracilis includes the following:
- a CDS encoding integron integrase produces the protein MNQPAQPETPPKDKKLLDQYRDALRVKQYSQRTEKTYINWARSYILFHNKRHPKDMGIPEIREFITHLVSDKKISGSTQTQALSSILFLYRHVLRIALDENALVEFRPQKAKTVPVVLSKEEIKSVIANLSGVNKIIAQVMYGGGLRVMETMRLRVKDIDFANHQVIVRDGKGDDDRSTILPDSVVEPLKHHLEQVRRIHQKDLAKGYGSVYLPFALERKYPNASKEWVWQYVFPAASLFKEPGTGITRRHHLHETAVQKAVKEAARLARVDKHVTPHTFRHSFATHLLQNNYDIRTIQELLGHKDVKTTMIYTHVIQRGGLAVKSPLDT
- a CDS encoding polyribonucleotide nucleotidyltransferase, whose amino-acid sequence is MKPESKKYSTTLGKHTVTFETGKLAGQAGGAVTFGTPESIVFAAATMGDVREGIDFFPLSVEYEERLYAGGRIPGSFFRREGRPGTEAILVARLTDRPLRPLFQDGMRNEVQVAMFSLSSDGVNPLDVLAINAASAAIMISDIPWGGPVGAVRVGRVNGEFVINPTYAEMETSDLDLRIAGTKDAILMVECSAIEIPEDVMVAALELGHKSIQPLIELQLKMQAELGKPKREVELFVPSAEVKKKVFDRVSGAMNALLDKPLSKNEFYSGMKAIKTEAETELCIVPEGGDPANYMPVNMFRESFEQAEMDVVRERILAQGKRPDGRTPTDIRPIWCEVGISPRAHGSGLFTRGETQILSVATLATLGEAQELDNLSPIKDKRYIHHYNFPPYSTGEVKRMGGQSRREVGHGALAERALEPVIPAEESFPYTLRVVSEALSSNGSTSMGSVCGSTLALMDAGVPIKAPVSGVAMGLITDLNGSGRYKILTDIQGTEDHLGDMDFKVAGTPAGITALQMDIKISGLSAQMMKEALEQAKVARASILEKMLAVLPESRPDIKEHAPRIITVKIPVDKIGALIGPGGKNIRALQEETGAKIDIEENGTVYIASTDGVGAKIAQERIAGLGEEAVVGNIYTGKVVRIADFGAFVEILPGMDGLVHISQLASERVNKVEDVVGMGEEITVMVTDIDGQGKIRLSRQAVLEGWTAEEAREKDGPRRSGGGGRPGGDRGRGGDRRGGDRGGRR
- the rpsO gene encoding 30S ribosomal protein S15 is translated as MSLQKEAKTKLITDYHRHDTDTGSPEVQIAIMTGRIQQLTDHLRANKSDQSCRRGLLKLVGQRRRMLSYLRQADYQRYLGITESLNLRHK
- a CDS encoding ATP-binding cassette domain-containing protein, with amino-acid sequence MSSVVSISQLAKYYQVPEREGGLKASIASLFNRKYKNVKAVDGITFNVEAGEVVGFLGPNGAGKTTTLKMLSGLLHPTSGNVSVLGYEPRHRSHDYLRQITLVMGNRNQLTWDLPALDSFDLQRAVYGIPVDQFKRARDEFIELLELKDLVNKPVRNLSLGERMKMEIVAALLHQPKVLFLDEPTIGLDVTMQRRIRSFIAEYNKRYNATVLLTSHYMADVEALCKRVIVIHHGRILFDGDLSKLVNQFSSYKTLSLSLHDPNAELSNYGEVVSKEDGRVTLRVPKAQTSQVTAKLLSDLQVDDLTVEDAPVDDVIDQVFSQKDE
- a CDS encoding ABC-2 family transporter protein gives rise to the protein MRRYVEYYLASMRVSILEQFQYRVANYFYMIGMITEPVIYLVVWSTIANQQGGIIGGYTPGAFAAYYIVWTLVRNMNIVFTPYGWEWRIREGNLSMALMRPMHPIHSDIAFFAGWKVVVIALWLPLAAFLTWIFKPTFDITWMEGIVFFLAIWGAYLIRTMLLSLLGMITFWTTRVSAIFELYFGLELILSGRLVPMSLMPQWVQSLSNYLPFKWTFFFPIEALVGTMSTQELWMGIGMQILWITIGASFLSLVWRAAIKQFSAVGG